One Diospyros lotus cultivar Yz01 chromosome 1, ASM1463336v1, whole genome shotgun sequence genomic window carries:
- the LOC127797146 gene encoding GDP-mannose transporter GONST2-like isoform X2: protein MVTILKNVTNILTAIGEFYIFRKHQNQKVWTSMFLMIISAITGGITDLSFDGVGYAWQIVNCILTASYSLTLRWVMDKAKQLTRSGSLNEVSMVLLNNMLSLPIAIFLILLFDEWEYVIKVDVTRMPMFWVAATASGLLGLAISFTSMWFLSQTGPTTYSLVGSLNKIPISIAGMALFKAPLSLPNFFSILFGLFAGVFFARAKMS from the exons ATGGTGACGATTCTGAAGAATGTGACAAATATTTTAACAGCAATTggtgaattttatattttccgGAAGCATCAGAATCAGAAAGTTTGGACTTCTATGTTCTTGATG ATAATTTCAGCTATTACTGGAGGCATCACAGATCTTTCTTTTGATGGAGTGGGTTATGCATGGCAAATTGTAAATTGCATTCTAACAGCGAGCTACTCG CTCACTTTGCGGTGGGTCATGGACAAAGCAAAACAGTTGACAAGATCTGGATCTCTCAATGAAGTTTCAATGGTGTTGCTGAATAATATGTTGTCCTTACCTATTGCAATCTTCTTGATTCTTCTGTTTGATGAATGGGAATATGTGATTAAAGT GGATGTAACTAGAATGCCGATGTTTTGGGTAGCTGCAACCGCTAGTGGACTTCTTGGACTTGCCATAAGTTTCACCTCTATGTGGTTTCTAAGTCAAACTGGGCCAACCACTTACAG TTTGGTGGGTTCCTTAAACAAAATTCCTATCTCCATTGCTGGTATGGCATTGTTCAAGGCTCCACTAAGTCTACCAAATTTCTTCAGCATCCTTTTTG GACTATTTGCTGGAGTATTCTTTGCCAGGGCCAAAATGTCCTGA
- the LOC127787161 gene encoding cytochrome P450 86A1-like: METLLVIYSVVVAASAYLLWFSLLARRLTGPKVWPLVGSLPLLFMNRRRIHDWIAGNLHATAGAATYQTCTICLPFIAQRQGFYTVTCHPKNIEHILRTRFDNYPKGPQWQAAFHDLLGQGIFNSDGETWLIQRKTAALEFTTRTLRQAMARWVNRTIKTRLYRILDTAANEKKSVDLQDLLLRLTFDNICGLTFGKDPETLSPDLPENPFSVAFDSATEATLQRLLYPGFLWRLKKIFGFGAEQRLRKSLDIVENYMTEALAVRKDNPSDDLLSRFMKKRDVEGNLFPDGILKRIALNFVLAGRDTSSVALSWFFWLVMNNQDVEDKIINEITTVLKETRGEDPRAWIEEPLVFDEADRLVYLKAALTETLRLYPSVPEDFKYVVSDDVLPDGTRVRAGSTVTYSIYSVGRMKSIWGEDCLDFKPERWLSADGDRFEPPKDGYKFVAFNAGPRTCLGKDLAYLQMKSVASAVLLRYRLSPVPGHRVEQKMSLTLFMTNGLRVYLHPRALGNTSA, translated from the coding sequence ATGGAAACCCTTTTGGTGATTTACAGTGTGGTGGTGGCAGCGTCGGCTTACCTTCTCTGGTTCTCCCTCTTGGCTCGTCGGCTCACCGGCCCCAAGGTCTGGCCGCTGGTCGGAAGCCTTCCGCTTCTCTTCATGAACCGGCGGCGCATCCACGACTGGATCGCGGGGAACCTCCACGCCACTGCCGGCGCTGCAACCTACCAAACTTGCACTATTTGCTTGCCTTTCATAGCTCAGAGACAAGGGTTCTACACGGTCACTTGCCATCCCAAGAACATCGAGCACATTCTTCGAACCCGGTTCGATAACTATCCCAAAGGGCCGCAGTGGCAAGCAGCGTTTCATGATTTGCTGGGACAAGGCATTTTCAACAGCGACGGCGAGACGTGGCTGATTCAGCGCAAAACCGCCGCTCTCGAGTTCACGACCCGGACACTCCGGCAGGCGATGGCCCGGTGGGTGAACCGGACGATTAAGACCCGCCTCTACCGCATTTTAGACACGGCCGCAAATGAAAAGAAGTCGGTGGATTTACAGGACTTGTTGCTTCGCTTAACTTTCGATAATATTTGCGGGCTCACGTTCGGTAAGGACCCGGAAACTCTCTCCCCGGATCTGCCCGAAAACCCGTTTTCTGTCGCGTTCGACTCGGCTACTGAGGCTACTCTGCAGAGGTTGCTTTACCCGGGCTTTCTATGGCGATTGAAGAAGATTTTCGGCTTTGGAGCCGAACAAAGGCTTAGGAAGAGCCTCGACATTGTTGAAAATTACATGACCGAAGCTCTTGCTGTCCGGAAGGATAATCCATCGGACGATCTCTTGTCTCGCTTCATGAAGAAGAGAGACGTCGAGGGAAACCTCTTTCCAGACGGAATCCTCAAACGCATCGCTCTGAACTTCGTGCTCGCTGGCCGAGATACTTCCTCCGTCGCTCTGAGCTGGTTCTTCTGGCTGGTGATGAACAACCAAGACGTCGAAGACAAGATCATAAACGAAATAACAACAGTTCTAAAAGAAACCCGCGGCGAAGACCCTCGGGCCTGGATCGAAGAGCCGCTAGTCTTCGACGAAGCAGACCGGCTGGTTTACTTAAAAGCCGCATTGACAGAGACGTTGAGACTTTACCCCTCCGTGCCGGAGGACTTCAAGTACGTAGTCTCCGACGATGTCTTGCCGGACGGAACTAGAGTTCGGGCTGGATCGACGGTGACGTACTCGATATACTCGGTGGGGAGAATGAAATCCATATGGGGAGAGGATTGCTTGGATTTTAAACCGGAGAGGTGGCTCTCGGCCGATGGAGACCGGTTCGAACCGCCAAAAGATGGGTACAAATTCGTGGCGTTTAACGCCGGTCCGAGAACCTGCTTGGGCAAAGACTTGGCTTACTTGCAAATGAAGTCGGTGGCGTCGGCGGTGCTGCTCCGGTACCGGTTGTCACCGGTTCCCGGCCACCGGGTGGAGCAGAAGATGTCGCTGACGCTGTTCATGACGAACGGTCTTCGCGTGTACTTGCATCCGCGTGCGCTCGGCAACACGTCAGCGTAA
- the LOC127789843 gene encoding 17.3 kDa class I heat shock protein-like codes for MSLIPSFFGGRRGGVFDPSSLDVWDPFRDFPFPQLSGENSALVNTRVDWKETPEAHVFKADVPGLKKEEVKVEIEDDRVLQISGERNVEKEEKNDAWHRVERSSGKFMRRFRLPENAKMDEVKASMENGVLTVTIPKVEIKKPDTKAIEISG; via the coding sequence ATGTCATTGATCCCAAGCTTCTTCGGCGGCCGACGTGGTGGCGTCTTCGATCCTTCCTCTCTCGACGTTTGGGATCCTTTCAGGGACTTCCCATTCCCTCAACTTTCTGGAGAAAATTCTGCACTGGTGAACACTCGCGTGGACTGGAAGGAAACACCGGAAGCGCATGTGTTCAAGGCCGATGTACCGGGGCTGAAGAAAGAGGAAGTGAAGGTGGAGATCGAAGACGACAGAGTTCTGCAGATCAGCGGCGAGAGGAACGtggagaaggaggagaagaacgATGCCTGGCACAGGGTGGAGCGCAGCAGCGGGAAGTTTATGAGGCGTTTTAGGCTGCCGGAAAATGCGAAGATGGATGAGGTGAAGGCGTCCATGGAGAATGGAGTTCTGACTGTGACGATTCCCAAGGTGGAGATCAAGAAGCCGGATACCAAGGCGATTGAAATCTCTGGTTAG
- the LOC127797146 gene encoding GDP-mannose transporter GONST2-like isoform X1: MSSNSKSDAGFSLDAEEPDFSSLNGKLAMDERANVEHELLNSFQRLHWGSKAAIGDGTNILVEVDEKQKHGSRKKSGPLFSGTAYCISSCSMILLNKVVLSSYAFNAGISLMFYQNLISTVVVVALGLCGAVSLEKLNWKLIKVWIPVNVIFIGMLVSGMYSLKYINIAMVTILKNVTNILTAIGEFYIFRKHQNQKVWTSMFLMIISAITGGITDLSFDGVGYAWQIVNCILTASYSLTLRWVMDKAKQLTRSGSLNEVSMVLLNNMLSLPIAIFLILLFDEWEYVIKVDVTRMPMFWVAATASGLLGLAISFTSMWFLSQTGPTTYSLVGSLNKIPISIAGMALFKAPLSLPNFFSILFGLFAGVFFARAKMS; the protein is encoded by the exons ATGTCATCCAATTCAAAGTCAGATGCAGGTTTTTCCCTGGATGCTGAGGAACCAGATTTCAGCTCTTTAAATGGGAAACTGGCGATGGATGAACGGGCAAATGTGGAACACGAGCTTCTTAATAGTTTTCAAAG ACTTCATTGGGGGAGTAAAGCTGCCATTGGGGATGGTACCAATATCTTGGTTGAAGTGGATGAGAAACAGAAGCATGGATCCAGAAAAAAATCTGGGCCTCTATTTTCTGGAACAGCTTATTGCATCTCTTCTTGCAGCATGATATTGCTGAATAAAGTTGTATTATCAAGTTATGCTTTCAATGCAGGAATCTCATTAATGTTTTATCAG AATTTAATTAGCACTGTTGTAGTGGTGGCTTTGGGCTTATGTGGAGCAGTGTCACTGGAGAAGCTGAACTGGAAACTAATTAAGGTCTGGATTCCGGTAAATGTAATCTTTATTGGCATGCTAGTGTCAGGCATGTACAG tttgaaatacataaatattgcCATGGTGACGATTCTGAAGAATGTGACAAATATTTTAACAGCAATTggtgaattttatattttccgGAAGCATCAGAATCAGAAAGTTTGGACTTCTATGTTCTTGATG ATAATTTCAGCTATTACTGGAGGCATCACAGATCTTTCTTTTGATGGAGTGGGTTATGCATGGCAAATTGTAAATTGCATTCTAACAGCGAGCTACTCG CTCACTTTGCGGTGGGTCATGGACAAAGCAAAACAGTTGACAAGATCTGGATCTCTCAATGAAGTTTCAATGGTGTTGCTGAATAATATGTTGTCCTTACCTATTGCAATCTTCTTGATTCTTCTGTTTGATGAATGGGAATATGTGATTAAAGT GGATGTAACTAGAATGCCGATGTTTTGGGTAGCTGCAACCGCTAGTGGACTTCTTGGACTTGCCATAAGTTTCACCTCTATGTGGTTTCTAAGTCAAACTGGGCCAACCACTTACAG TTTGGTGGGTTCCTTAAACAAAATTCCTATCTCCATTGCTGGTATGGCATTGTTCAAGGCTCCACTAAGTCTACCAAATTTCTTCAGCATCCTTTTTG GACTATTTGCTGGAGTATTCTTTGCCAGGGCCAAAATGTCCTGA
- the LOC127789837 gene encoding uncharacterized protein LOC127789837: MASFRTFFHSVAFLLLHLGCFLLSSAAHPQLPSKKRKASHLSLHSPPSLRQKTTKALSSSWSFFKRIFATKPSCQSDPYPVPSSPAPSSLHSSVVFQSEPLDSDPPRKRPTGSRPESDISSDQQFFPLRNDIYPCPACGEIFQKPSLLEQHQAIKHAVSELIDGDSGKNIVQIIFNTGWPEKAKNPIVHRVLKIHNSQKILNKFEEYRESVKLRAARKGAVRRRDERCIADGNELLRFHCATFLCDLGQKGDSSVCNQPYCSVCGIIRSGFSPKMDGIPTLSTSWRAHVAIPEEIEEEFRFMHVKRAMLVCRVIAGRVGSVPEFVDKGDPGFDSVVGREPGSPTRLDEEDELLVFNPRAVLPCFVVVYTV, encoded by the coding sequence ATGGCCAGCTTCCGAACATTCTTCCACTCCGTTGctttcctcctcctccaccTCGGCTGCTTCCTCCTCTCCTCCGCCGCTCACCCACAGCTCCCTTCCAAGAAACGCAaggcttctcatctttctctccACTCTCCTCCCTCTCTCCGCCAAAAAACCACCAAAGCCCTCTCCTCCTCTTGGTCGTTCTTCAAGCGGATCTTCGCCACCAAACCCAGCTGCCAATCCGATCCGTACCCGGTTCCCTCCTCGCCGGCCCCCTCCTCCCTGCACTCATCCGTCGTGTTCCAATCCGAGCCCCTCGATTCGGATCCTCCGCGTAAGAGGCCGACAGGGTCACGCCCAGAATCCGACATATCATCCGACCAGCAATTCTTCCCTCTCCGGAACGATATTTATCCATGCCCGGCGTGCGGCGAGATCTTCCAGAAGCCGAGCCTTCTCGAACAGCACCAGGCGATCAAGCACGCTGTTTCGGAGCTGATCGACGGCGATTCGGGTAAGAACATAGTTCAGATCATATTCAACACCGGCTGGCCCGAGAAGGCAAAGAACCCGATTGTCCACCGGGTCTTGAAGATCCACAACAGCCAGAAAATACTAAACAAGTTCGAGGAGTACAGGGAGAGCGTTAAGCTGAGGGCGGCGCGGAAAGGCGCCGTGAGGAGACGCGACGAGCGGTGCATTGCCGACGGCAACGAGCTGCTGCGGTTTCACTGCGCCACGTTCTTGTGTGACTTGGGGCAAAAGGGTGATTCCAGCGTCTGCAACCAGCCTTACTGCAGCGTTTGCGGCATCATCAGGTCGGGGTTCTCACCCAAGATGGACGGAATCCCCACGCTATCGACCAGCTGGAGGGCACACGTGGCCATCCCGGAAGAGATCGAGGAGGAGTTCAGGTTCATGCACGTGAAGCGCGCAATGCTGGTGTGCCGGGTCATCGCCGGGAGGGTCGGGTCGGTCCCTGAGTTCGTGGACAAGGGAGATCCCGGGTTCGATTCGGTGGTGGGCAGGGAGCCGGGGTCGCCGACGAGATTGGACGAAGAGGATGAGCTCCTGGTTTTCAATCCGAGGGCTGTGCTTCCCTGCTTCGTGGTGGTCTACACCGTCTGA
- the LOC127809907 gene encoding 17.5 kDa class I heat shock protein-like, with translation MSCSKVQQQLPQFCTQSKLISKHRKGRKMTSMLNECPSVCGSRRSSIFNPFSSGFPVWLPLKESAASSCSELQVNSPCLDWKETPEAHVVMVDLPGIHKEQVKVEVEDNRVLSISGEWNVEKPEEEEETWWHRRERSRGKFRRQLGLPENGKTEEVKASMENGVLRVFIPKEEVSKKDEVKKVEIDG, from the coding sequence ATGAGTTGCAGCAAGGTTCAACAACAGCTACCTCAGTTTTGCACGCAATCGAAACTGATAAGCAAGCACCGAAAGGGGAGGAAGATGACGTCGATGTTGAATGAATGCCCAAGCGTTTGCGGGAGCCGCCGAAGCAGCATATTCAATCCATTCTCTTCAGGCTTCCCCGTTTGGCTTCCGTTGAAGGAGTCCGCAGCTTCCTCGTGTTCGGAGCTGCAGGTGAACTCCCCGTGCTTGGACTGGAAGGAGACACCGGAGGCTCACGTGGTTATGGTGGATCTTCCTGGGATTCACAAGGAACAGGTTAAGGTGGAAGTGGAGGATAATAGAGTTTTAAGTATTAGCGGAGAGTGGAACGTGGAGAAgccggaggaggaggaggagacgtGGTGGCACCGGAGGGAGCGGAGTAGGGGAAAGTTCAGGAGGCAGTTGGGGTTGCCGGAGAATGGGAAGACGGAGGAAGTGAAAGCTTCAATGGAGAATGGAGTTCTCAGAGTGTTCATCCCCAAGGAAGAAGTGAGCAAGAAGGATGAAGTGAAGAAGGTTGAGATCGATGGCTGA